TCTTAAAATCTACTAATGTCCATTCTTCTCATCTAATTATTGAAATGCATTTATGATATCAGATTGAAAGAGCTGTCAACCAGGAGCTATGTTAGTACAGGATTTCCAAATTGGTTTGTACTTTGAAGATTAATCAATATTGGGGGAGTAATAGTTTGTACGTCAAAAGTATCATCAGAAATTCCAGCCACTGAATGCCTCCAAATATTCTAGCTTTGAATAAGGTATGTACTCTGGTACATATAGTTACTTGTTTCTAATCGAATAGTTACTTGTTACATATAGTTACTCATCCCTATACTGCAATCTTGTTTATTGGAAatgttttacatttttactCTCTAGATAGCATCTAATTGTAGCATAAGTGACAGCTAATATTAATGGGGGAGGATGGCTTAACTTACACAGATCAGGGATGACTTTGAGTAAAAATCTACAAAAGTCTAATAGATGTTATATCCCAAGCATTAACAGATTAATACAATAAGATTTACTTTTGCATATGTATGCATCCACTTTCTTTCACAAACTAACTACTTTTGTCTATTCCTTTTTACGTGCAACAATTTCGGACATCATTGTGCTCCACCTTGTAGTTGAATTCTGTCAAAATACATTGTTTTATTTACTGGTCATGTTTGCTGATTACCAGGAAACTAGGAAATTGGTGAAGGTCATCAAACTCAAATTTTCTTCTGTCCATGGAAAAGATACATTGCACGATGACCAATGTCCTACTGGTGCCTTTGAAAGTCCTTGAGTGCAGGTGGTTAATGAGATGCAGATTAGCTACTTGCTATCCTGGGAGATGCATGCTTATTCTAAATTGTTTTAAACATTAGTTTATGTACAGCTAAATTTGTAACAGGATTATGGGCATTGCTTTTATCGGGAATTCACTGACTTATTAATTCCAGAGCTTACATCATGCAAGTACAtttctaaaatttcaaatttgttttcttctaaaaCTAATGATCGTGAATTCATGATACTTTTAACTTCTTTGGGGCTCTCTTCAGCTATCTGAATCCATGTAAATACtctataattattttctaaacccaAATTTTATTCATGGGTGTAGACGTCTGAATTATTTGTCAGATAAGATATTTAACAGATTAATTTTGTtcccaatttctttttttttttataaagaattgtCGTCTAAAAaagtgtttatttcatttttcttttattacaaaGCTTTGAAATTGTTAAATGCGATTTTAGGCCCTAAATTAAATCTAACTAGAAGAGCTCCACGAGCAATAAGCAATTTAATTTGTTGCATTATAAACgtttaaaacttaaaactaaACAGAAATGCATTTCATTAATTTGCATGATGTCATTTAGTTAATGAATCAAACCAAAAGCACCATTGGCTGCATGTAGTAAATCACTCTTTATCTTTGCAGTCTCGAACTTAATGCGTTAATCTTACGTCAATTGAAATCCTTgatatttctttcatttaatcATTTTGATTCTCAATACCACATGACTAACTATATCTCAACTTTTGTAGCACTATTTTTTTTAGCCTTCACGGTGGAACTTAGAAACATCATTGTCTCTTGGCATTTATTTTCTGCACTTCCACCATTCCATGCTGCACCTCCCATCGCATCCAGGATAGCCCATTACAAAATGCAGTAAGAAGTATACGATGCAATAATGATGAAAGTGCACAATACATTGCCTTGGCTCTcttgttatattatttctttttgttttggccCTTTACATAAATGGTTAGTATAAAAAAACAGCAACTTTCATGTAGCTGAAGTTTAAACAAAAATCACCAAATTaactattttactttttttttttcatttgtttgtaaatagtctttaatttttattttcttcacttCTATACTcttaaaatgtaataattagctttaatttttaaaaacataaaattgtttttatcccaACTTCTCTTTAATGAAGGAAAACTCAAAATAAGAACTTTGCAAAAACATTACATTAAGTTAAACAAGAGcgtattttgtattttgttattgaTTCCTGCTACCCACTTATATTCAATGTTTAttctatttgaatttattttttttattcttaagatAACCAGATATTAGGCATATCTATTATTAATGCAATGCATTTATAACACTATCATCCTTTCTTTGGTTAGAAACTAACATACAAAGACACCAATCATCATCAAAGTCAACTTCGAATATTAGAGACAAGCATCAGAACACCCTACACAACTTCATGTTACTAGAACGAGCAATATTAATCTAGCACAACATAGATACAAAGTTTAGAATAAAGTCAACTAGTAAAACTATATGTAGTACGGATATAAAATCACATCAATTTCTCCAGGCTACAACTCCAAACTCCCATTTTTTCATGATTTCTGCATGATGATAAGCACAAGGTGAGATTttaccaaaaacaaaacaaaacagagAGACTCATAACATACACTTTACAATAAAagataaacataaaaagaacTAGTCTTCCAAATGAGGGCATCTCTAAAGTCTAACCTGCATTGGAAGGTACAATTTGAACTCTGGAGGGAGTTCCTCTTCAGAGTAGAGGCGGTCAGAGAAGTAAATCCTTCTCAGGCAACAGTTTGCATGTACCTGAACTCGCAGTGTCTCCACATAATTAGTACCATATGCTCTCTTGGTGAAATCAGCCAGGTTAAACTGGATTTGATTCCACCCCTCATCCATTCTCAGTGGCATAGTGCACATGTAGGGCTTTACCCGAGTGACAGCCTATTATGACATGAAAATAAGAGAACATGAAATCATTTGTAATCCATATTTGACagtatttcaaaaagaaatggGATCCATGTATTTCAGAAAACATATCAAGATTGTTTTAGCAAAAATGTTTGTTATAATTTTcctaatctttttatttttataaacatcACAGTATACCTAAAGAATGACATTGGATGATAATAAGAACTATTTTAACACTAATATTCCCCAGTCTTACGGtgatttaaaaatgaaagattgTACTTAATCTCAATGCAATTCTGCACATACAAACTAATCGAATGCAGatgcagtaaaaaaatgtgaatttcATCAGACTCGAGGAACATAACCAAGATTCTTCTTCTAAGACTTTCTAACTAAAAAATACAATGATCCAAAAATAGAATCATGCCAAAGCATTACTATTTAGAAAATCAAAGTTCTCTATAATATTAGGTACAAGCAAGCAGTCATGCACAAAATACATatggaagaaattaaaattctgcaagttgtgGGTAAACCCattagaaacaaaaacatgggCAGACTTACACACTTGAAAATTTGAGGCTCGAAATCGTCGTCTGACATTCTTATCATCCAAAACTTGAATCTCAAATGTGAAATACTTCATTAGATTCTTGACAATCAAAACCAAGAATGGAAGTTTTATACCAAGTGTTGCAGCTGGGTCAGCTGGGCACGTAATGTATGTGGACTGAATATTTGATCCAATTATTTCCAGTACATTGGATTGTATGTCTTCATCCTGTGGTCGTTTAACATGGCCATTCACAACTAAACAAAGTTCAAGAAAAATCAGTCACATAATATTTACCTTGAACATGAAAAAGATTGTTCTTATAATCAAACAAGCCACAAATATGCTAACTATGAGGCCAGCTTTCATGATTTTTCCATAGGAGGGCATTTGGGTTTTTCAGAATTTATAAGAGGATTACTCAGTTGTTTTTATCtgaaggcatgcaaaatggtaATACACAATTATGTAGCAGCATGAGACACCTGCCAAAGAAACAAGTACCAAACCCTATCTCCTGCCGGGCTATTACAGCCACTACCAGTACCCATTCGGGTTTGGCCAGACATTTTTATGGATTTCATTGGACTATTGGAGGGTTAACTAAGTCCAATGTAGTGGACACTATCATGGTTATAGTGTATAGATTCACTAAATATGCCCATTTTGTGGTTTTAAGTCACCCTTACTCGGCTAAGGAAGTGTCCGAAGTTTTACTAAAGAAGCTTTCAAACTGTATGGCTGCTCATCATCAATAGTCTCAGACAGGGACAGGCTCTTTCTTATCAGCTGATTTTGGACTGAGTTATTCAAGATGGAAGGTACCAAACTCAAATTTAGTTTGGCTTACCACCCTCAAGCTGATGGCCAAACTAAGGTTGTCAATAGATGCATAGAGATGTATTTGCAATGTTTAACAAGTTCAAAGCGTAAGCAATGGCCAACTGTCTCAGTTGGGCTGAGTATTGGTATAACACCAATAATCACGGCACCACTGCATGTACCTGGTTTCTTTTTCCCTTAATTTATAATACAGACGATTCATTCTTTTCCATTCTTTTTTCTCCCTGTCATTCTATACGTTCTTGAGTAATTTGTTTACAGATCTAACCCAGTCTAAAAAGGGGTGGGTCCTAAATCCCTTCTATACTATTTAGAAGTCCCACAACTCCATCAACTGATGAGTGGGTTAACCATTTAATGACAGAACAGGATCAGATGTTGATGATCTCGAGCATAACTTGATGTTGGCCAAAAATACAatgaaatcataaggtgacaaGCATAGAAGGGGATGTATACTACCAATGTGGAGATTTAGTTAGGCAGGTTAATGAAAAGCTAGGTCCTAGGTTCTATGTAATTGAAGTTGCCTGCTAGCAGCTGTCTACTCCTGTTGATATTCAAGCATTGCTTACCTTTCTATCTGATGAGTGATGAATGGGAGCTTGAGATACAGCCTGACGCAGCAAAGGTGCTGGATTACAGAATCAATACAGAGGATCTCACCAAGGTCCTAATTAAATGACAGGACCTTCCTGACTTTGAAAATTCTTGGGAACATCTACACAAGACTGCAAGAATAGTTTCCTACATTTTACCTTGAAGACAAGTTGAAGGCTTCTGGGGAAAGTATTGTCAGGTGACCACCTATCACTATGGTTTATATTAGGATTAGGAAAGAATGCAGAGAGGCAATCAAGGAGAATCAAATGCTTAATGTAACAGAGTGCATGAGAACAAGCAAGGGGAATTGAGTGATTTGTGTAACTGATAGGACCTTTGCTCCTATTGCTATTGGATTCTATACTAAAAGGAAGGGGGTTCTAGGAGGGTGAGAAGGAGCTGAGTTGACATGTTATAGCAAGATATAGGGGCAAAGTTAGCATGACAGTGTGGAATTTTGGTTAGACTTTCCAcagggattttttttattgatgagcATTAGCTTTGGTAGAATGTGTCAAGGAGATTCATCTCGGGTTGTTACttgtttccattttctgcttgtAAAAGCTGCAGTCCAagtctttttaattaaataacactCATATAGTAACACACTGGTTTCTTACCTTGGTGTTCCACTAAATGGTGCAGTTCACTCGTCGCTACTCACTAGGATGCCATCTGGAATAGAACCTAAGTTTGACGATGAGTCTGAAATGATCATAGACAACGGTTGCTACAGATAAGTCACAAAATGAAGAACAATCCAAAGTCATTGAAGAGATTGCAGAGGAAAAGACAATCACTGAGGTGAATAGTGATTAAGAGATCTTAGATGTGGAGAGTGATGGTGCAGAAAGAGAGTTTGATCAAATTTAAGTGGTTATTATGTTCcataaatttttagaaaataaattggcTGGATATTGATGTTCGGAAATTGAGGTAACTTGATACTCCCAGTGTTTCGTATTTTCTAAGACCTAGGATCAGCCGAACTCCAATCATTATAAGGCTAGCATGTGTTTTGTCTAAATAATTTCGTACAAAAATTGGTGATTGTGGGTGTCAGCCATAGTTATTGTTGAATGTTGaatatttcttttgtattttagcTTTGTTTGGTAGCTTAATCTGTAAGCCTTATTCAGAAGGCAGCAGTGAGATGTCACTGTcatctctcctctctcttttttgtATCCTATATATATGTAACATTTTGAATCTAATAAAGCTGAGAGAGAAAGTGAGGTTTTGACTCCTCCTCACCTTCATTTCAAGTTGACATCAGAGCAGGTGTCATCCACCGTCCGCCGCCACCGCCGCCGTCTGCCACCGCCACTTTCTGGGGGCCATTTCTCCGGCGAAGCCAGGGTTAGGCTCGCCTTGGGAAGCGCGAGCCAGCCGGCCAACTCGCGTCGGCAACGGAGCAGCCACACGCCGCCACCGTCCCGCGCGTCCTCCGGCGCGTGCAGTCCACGCACCGTCGTCCCGGCGCCGTGCCTCCGCCGTTCTCTTGGTCGGCTTCTCCTGAGTCCGTTCCAGCCCTCAGTTTCCAGTTTCGTCACCTGGAACGCTACAGCCCTATTCTCTCCACCTTTTTGCTCCCTTAGGGTTTCACCTTGTGGGTCAAAATGGCTTCCCCTGGACCTGTTTTCTCCTTCTCCGAGACTCCAACCATCACAGCTGCTAAACTCAACTGGAAAAATTACCCCTCATGGTCTGCTTCCGTAGAACTTTGGTTTCTTGGTCAAGGACACCATGACCATTTGGAGAAAGCTTCCGATTCTGTTTCAAGTGACAAAAGAGCCGAATGGGAGAAGCTTGATTATCAACTGTGTGCTGTGTTATGGCAATCAGTTGAGCCGGATATTTTGGATATCCTTAGATCATTTAAAACGTGTCGTTCTTTTTGGAAGAAGGCTCAAGAAATTTTTGCCAATGATATTCAGAGCTTATTTGATGCAACCATGAAGGTTACAGCCCTCAAGCAAACCAGCCATGACATGATTGCTCATGTGGGTAAGGCTCGGGCTGCCGTGGAAGAGCTGAGAAAGTTTCTTGTGGCTGATTCATTAGAAGAAGTGAACAGGAAACTGGACAAGTTTTACATGGTCCTTATCCTGAGAAGCTTACACTCAGACTTTGATCATGTTCGTGATCAAGTACTCGCTGGGGATCAGGTTCCATCCATGGATTCTCTCATCACTAGGCTTCTCCGTGTGCCTCACTTATCGAAGGATGAAAATCCTACTGATAGTGTGGAGACGTCAACAATGGTTGCATCACGTGGTAGAGGAGGCGGTCGCAACAGCAGAGGAGGCCGCAATGGAGGGGTGGACGTCCTCATTGCACCTACTGCAAGAGGATGGGTCACACCCAAGAGAATTGTTATTCGTTGCATGGGTTTCCTGACAAGGTTGCACAGGTTTCTAGATCAGAGAAAGCAGAGTCTAAGTTCTCTGATGAGGAGTATCAGAAGTATTTGAAGCTCAAATCCGAGAGACCCAGCAACCAAGCTCAATCCTCATCTGTATCATGTTTTTCAACAGCTTGTATCTCTCAATCAATTGAAGGTCCTAGTCCTTGGATACTCGACTCAGGTGCCTCTGACCATATTTCTGGTAATAAGTCTTCCTTTTCATCCTTTTCCTTACCAAAAATTCCTCACCTCGTCACTGTAGCTAATGGCTCCAAGGTTGCGTCTCAAGGAAGTGGTCAAGTTTCATTGTCTCCTTCCTTGAAATTAAACTCTGTTTTATTCCTTCCGCAgtgtccctataatttaatctCACTAAGTCAATTAACTCGTTCGTTAAATTGTTCAGTAACCTTTACTGCTAATTCTTTTGTTATTCAGGAACATGGAACGGGACGGCTGATTGGAGAAGGACATGAATCACGAGGACTTTACTATTTGGAATCCAGTCCACCTGGGTCTTGTTTTGCAATCTCAAAACCCAAACTTTTGCATGATCGTCTAGGACACCCaagtttatcaaaattgaaGATGATGGTCCCTAGTCTTAAGAATCTTCGAGTCTTAGATTGTGAGTCTTGTCAACTAGGAAAACATGTCAGGTCGTCATTTCCTCAAACTGTACAAAGATGTAACTCGACTTTCTCTACCATTCATTCTGATATTTGGGGACCAAGTCGTGTTACATCTTTTGGTTTTCGATATTTTGTAACCTTCATTGATGAATTCTCCAGATGTACTtgggtttatttaatgaaagacagATCTGAACTTTTGCCTATATTTGTGTCATTCTACAATGAaattgagaatcaatttggaaaaacaattaaaattttcagaagtgataatgctaaagagtatttc
The nucleotide sequence above comes from Glycine soja cultivar W05 chromosome 11, ASM419377v2, whole genome shotgun sequence. Encoded proteins:
- the LOC114376131 gene encoding cilia- and flagella-associated protein 20-like isoform X2, with product MFKNTFQSGFLSILYSLGSKPLQIWDKEVVNGHVKRPQDEDIQSNVLEIIGSNIQSTYITCPADPAATLGIKLPFLVLIVKNLMKYFTFEIQVLDDKNVRRRFRASNFQAVTRVKPYMCTMPLRMDEGWNQIQFNLADFTKRAYGTNYVETLRVQVHANCCLRRIYFSDRLYSEEELPPEFKLYLPMQKS
- the LOC114376131 gene encoding cilia- and flagella-associated protein 20-like isoform X4, which produces MGQRRSKPLQIWDKEVVNGHVKRPQDEDIQSNVLEIIGSNIQSTYITCPADPAATLGIKLPFLVLIVKNLMKYFTFEIQVLDDKNVRRRFRASNFQAVTRVKPYMCTMPLRMDEGWNQIQFNLADFTKRAYGTNYVETLRVQVHANCCLRRIYFSDRLYSEEELPPEFKLYLPMQKS
- the LOC114376131 gene encoding cilia- and flagella-associated protein 20-like isoform X1, whose product is MGQRRGFAKRFLHPDIVSIYDYIFLWDEDLGVEHFSPSRSKPLQIWDKEVVNGHVKRPQDEDIQSNVLEIIGSNIQSTYITCPADPAATLGIKLPFLVLIVKNLMKYFTFEIQVLDDKNVRRRFRASNFQAVTRVKPYMCTMPLRMDEGWNQIQFNLADFTKRAYGTNYVETLRVQVHANCCLRRIYFSDRLYSEEELPPEFKLYLPMQKS